DNA from Vicinamibacterales bacterium:
GCGATCGGGATCTTCGGGCCGGTAGCCCTCGATGTCGTCGAGGGCGGCGAGCACCGCCGGCGGATCGCTCATGTCGTAGAGCTCCCCCCAGACGCGCCCTTCGCTCGCGGGCACGAGCGCCGGATAGAGACCGAGATCGAACAGCGCGCCGTGCGTCTCGGCCCGGCCCAGATAGCGAAGCTTGTCGTCGATCCCGGCGCGCCGCC
Protein-coding regions in this window:
- a CDS encoding gamma-glutamylcyclotransferase family protein, which produces MSELVFFYGTLMAGFDRRRRAGIDDKLRYLGRAETHGALFDLGLYPALVPASEGRVWGELYDMSDPPAVLAALDDIEGYRPEDPDRSLYARAQTDVALPDGSHARAWAYFYNAPLGKAPRIASGDYLGHVSQGCKGC